The proteins below come from a single Faecalibaculum rodentium genomic window:
- a CDS encoding ABC transporter permease: MFTAIRYVIRENFSNLYRIYSISKYELLADMRDSKFGIVWNFLSPAIQVLTYWLIFGIAWNRKPVEVNGITVSYLPWLVVGYACWWFVQPCITNGCNAIFSKVNVITKMKFPVSVLPATVICKEFFNHGCMLVIALITLLACGYYPQWWWISILYYIFAAFCFVEAVALILSVLTMLWRDIRKLVVSLTRMLMYFSPIIWDCQFGAHVPFARYINLIMKLNPVYYLVNGYRESIFYHKFFWNHPAQTLCFWVIVLVLFAIGCMLMYKFKKKFIDLI; this comes from the coding sequence GTGTTTACAGCCATACGCTATGTGATCAGGGAAAATTTCAGCAACCTTTACAGGATCTACAGTATATCCAAATATGAGCTCCTGGCAGATATGCGGGATTCCAAATTCGGGATTGTCTGGAACTTTCTGTCTCCGGCCATCCAGGTTCTCACCTACTGGCTGATTTTCGGCATTGCCTGGAACCGCAAGCCGGTGGAAGTGAATGGAATCACTGTCTCCTATCTGCCCTGGCTGGTGGTGGGCTATGCCTGCTGGTGGTTTGTGCAGCCATGCATCACCAATGGATGCAATGCCATTTTCTCGAAGGTCAACGTGATTACAAAGATGAAGTTCCCTGTCTCTGTCCTGCCGGCAACGGTGATCTGCAAGGAGTTCTTCAATCATGGATGCATGCTGGTGATCGCGCTGATCACGCTGCTGGCCTGCGGCTACTACCCGCAGTGGTGGTGGATTTCAATCCTGTACTATATTTTTGCGGCTTTCTGCTTTGTGGAGGCAGTGGCCCTGATCCTCTCTGTTCTCACCATGCTGTGGCGGGATATCCGGAAACTCGTTGTGTCACTCACACGAATGCTCATGTATTTCTCTCCCATTATCTGGGACTGCCAGTTTGGTGCACATGTGCCCTTTGCCCGGTACATCAATCTGATCATGAAACTCAATCCGGTATACTATCTTGTCAACGGCTACCGGGAATCCATTTTTTACCACAAATTCTTCTGGAATCATCCGGCACAGACTCTGTGTTTCTGGGTCATTGTCCTGGTTCTCTTTGCCATCGGATGCATGCTGATGTACAAATTCAAGAAGAAATTCATCGATTTGATATAG
- the rpoE gene encoding DNA-directed RNA polymerase subunit delta, protein MKKSMTETAYDILSKSEGPQSFIELWSSVVRDMGLTPSQADNQIAQFYTDLSMDGRFFSLAGNRWDLKSRYSSAESNVDTDSLSVEDDEEEESEKEDLGEE, encoded by the coding sequence ATGAAGAAATCAATGACCGAGACAGCCTATGACATTCTGTCAAAATCCGAAGGACCCCAGTCGTTCATTGAACTGTGGTCCAGTGTGGTCCGGGATATGGGCCTGACCCCGTCCCAGGCTGACAATCAGATTGCACAGTTTTATACGGATCTGTCCATGGATGGACGCTTCTTCAGTCTTGCCGGAAACCGCTGGGATCTGAAATCCAGATACTCTTCGGCAGAAAGCAATGTGGATACAGATTCGCTGTCCGTGGAAGACGACGAAGAGGAAGAATCCGAAAAAGAGGACCTGGGAGAAGAATAA
- a CDS encoding glycerophosphodiester phosphodiesterase — translation MNRLKKRGTAALAAALFFGYLSAILFQIPRLSVISPRYLEQTPLRPQQAAAFEAEARQKQKEGRIPVYYSHRGDSIDHVEHTWSSYDAAIRKGSGNIEQDLVLSKDGTLYVSHDENALRITGVNQEYRNMTDRQIQTLRTANGEQIHSLEDVFGRYGKTVHYIVEVRPVQEEVVKFIEIVKTCGMEENITVQCKDAALIRELRNAFPRMPVLYLAMDLNDVQLGLTDPDIDIVSVNRKWISSEMGEWIHSYRKLYSVWTLDTEEEIRRAQAAGVDIFFSDDTALAQRMTRRDTP, via the coding sequence ATGAACCGGCTGAAAAAAAGAGGGACAGCGGCACTGGCTGCTGCCCTGTTTTTCGGTTATCTTTCAGCCATACTCTTCCAGATTCCTCGACTGTCAGTCATATCCCCGCGATACCTGGAGCAAACACCCCTGCGTCCGCAGCAGGCTGCAGCATTTGAGGCCGAGGCAAGACAAAAACAGAAAGAGGGGCGCATTCCGGTGTATTATTCTCATCGCGGGGACTCCATCGATCATGTGGAGCATACCTGGTCATCTTACGATGCAGCGATCCGGAAGGGATCGGGAAATATTGAGCAGGATCTGGTGCTGTCGAAAGACGGGACGCTGTATGTGAGTCATGACGAAAACGCCCTCCGGATCACAGGTGTGAATCAGGAATACCGAAACATGACCGACCGGCAGATACAGACCCTGCGCACAGCCAATGGGGAGCAGATTCACTCCCTGGAGGATGTGTTTGGAAGATATGGAAAGACCGTCCACTATATCGTGGAAGTCCGTCCTGTCCAGGAAGAAGTCGTAAAATTCATTGAAATTGTTAAAACCTGCGGGATGGAGGAAAATATAACTGTACAATGCAAAGATGCTGCCCTGATCCGCGAACTGCGGAACGCATTTCCCCGAATGCCGGTGCTGTATCTGGCCATGGATCTGAATGATGTGCAGCTGGGACTCACTGATCCCGATATCGATATCGTGTCCGTGAACCGGAAATGGATCAGCTCGGAGATGGGAGAATGGATCCATTCATACAGAAAACTGTATTCAGTCTGGACACTGGACACGGAAGAAGAGATACGCCGGGCGCAGGCAGCGGGCGTGGATATATTTTTCAGCGATGACACAGCCCTCGCACAAAGAATGACAAGGAGAGACACACCATGA
- a CDS encoding glycosyltransferase: MSSIKKTWKAIRRNFRSFRKNRAYRARFHFTRYYEKEPIDEKTIFFESYSANNFSGNVFYIYKAIADDPRLKEYRKVIACNRKNHAEVQSFLEFHGFTDFELVEVHSHEYCRAIATAKYLFNNSTLPVYFIKRPEQVFFNTWHGTPLKTLGRSIISAPNEIGNTQRNFFMADYLLYPNEFTFEHMREDYMLNELFPGKYALNGYPRNYVFYQTSQQEALRRKLELTDKQVIAYMPTWRGTVARRSVQEQLLAVRYFLMEIDKRLRDDQVFYVNLHNFLNAELEFDGYKHILPFPKEYETYEFLSIADCLVTDYSSVFFDFANTGRKIVLFAYDEDEYFATRGVYIPYEELPFPRADTVQKLIREINDPVTRPYPEFVKRFDPWDDQDTAAMIRDQIFFGSNELHLIDGTSYRNGKRNVLIFGGSLAQNGLTTSLRGLLNHLDTEKYNFFVMFFKQRVQKYNYVISDFPKGISYISIQGWKDITIMDAFCQLLYYRFNITSGFVMDHIDRMFQREAKRIFAGNQFSDVIHFTGYERNIAALFGQMKDTHSVIYVHNDMRKEKDTRSNYHIPSILRAYRDFDNIVAIRESMVPEIMDLVPGIPQDKIKVVHNVNNIERILENAALPLAFDENTESTHTVEEIREILDDASVFKFIDVARYSPEKGLKRLILAFEDFSRNHPDSALFVIGGHGGEHRELCEYCQEHALKNVVLIQSLSNPFPILAKCDCFILSSFYEGLPMSIMEALILDKPVVSTNITGPREFLEQGYGELVEDSQQGLYDGMVKAYDHELDLKPFEARAFNEQALQEFYQILK, encoded by the coding sequence ATGAGTTCAATAAAAAAGACCTGGAAAGCCATCCGCAGGAATTTCCGGAGTTTCCGGAAAAACAGAGCCTACCGGGCCAGATTTCACTTCACCCGATACTATGAAAAGGAACCCATTGACGAAAAGACGATTTTTTTTGAATCCTACAGCGCCAACAACTTTTCAGGAAATGTGTTCTATATCTATAAAGCCATTGCGGATGATCCGCGTCTGAAGGAATACCGGAAGGTCATTGCCTGCAACAGAAAAAACCATGCGGAGGTGCAGTCTTTTCTGGAATTCCACGGGTTTACCGATTTTGAACTGGTGGAAGTGCATTCCCATGAATACTGCCGGGCCATTGCCACGGCAAAATATCTGTTCAACAATTCCACCCTCCCGGTGTATTTCATCAAGCGTCCGGAGCAGGTGTTTTTCAACACCTGGCACGGCACGCCGCTGAAAACGCTGGGTCGATCCATCATCTCTGCTCCCAATGAAATCGGAAACACACAGAGAAACTTCTTCATGGCGGATTACCTGCTGTATCCCAATGAATTCACGTTTGAACACATGCGGGAAGACTATATGCTCAATGAGCTGTTTCCGGGGAAATACGCACTGAACGGCTACCCGAGAAACTATGTGTTTTATCAGACGTCACAGCAGGAAGCACTTCGCAGGAAACTGGAGCTGACCGACAAACAGGTCATTGCCTATATGCCCACGTGGCGAGGAACCGTCGCCAGAAGATCTGTGCAGGAACAGCTGCTGGCAGTCAGGTATTTTCTGATGGAAATCGACAAACGCCTGCGGGATGATCAGGTATTTTACGTAAACCTCCACAATTTCCTCAATGCCGAACTCGAATTTGACGGCTACAAGCACATCCTTCCGTTCCCGAAAGAATACGAAACCTATGAATTTCTGTCCATTGCAGATTGTCTTGTGACGGATTATTCCAGTGTCTTCTTCGACTTTGCCAATACAGGACGGAAAATCGTTCTCTTCGCCTATGACGAAGACGAGTACTTTGCCACGCGCGGTGTATACATTCCCTATGAGGAGCTTCCCTTCCCGAGGGCGGATACGGTACAGAAACTGATCCGGGAAATCAATGATCCTGTCACGAGACCCTATCCGGAGTTCGTGAAACGCTTCGATCCCTGGGACGATCAGGATACAGCTGCCATGATCCGGGACCAGATTTTCTTTGGAAGCAATGAACTGCATCTGATTGATGGAACAAGCTATCGCAACGGAAAACGCAATGTGCTGATTTTCGGCGGTTCCCTGGCCCAGAACGGATTGACGACTTCTTTGCGGGGGCTCCTGAATCACCTGGACACAGAGAAGTACAATTTCTTCGTCATGTTCTTCAAGCAGCGGGTGCAGAAGTACAACTATGTCATTTCTGATTTTCCCAAAGGCATATCCTATATTTCCATCCAGGGATGGAAGGACATCACCATCATGGATGCCTTCTGCCAGCTTCTGTACTACCGGTTCAACATCACATCCGGATTTGTGATGGACCACATAGACAGAATGTTCCAGAGAGAAGCAAAGAGAATTTTTGCCGGGAACCAGTTCTCGGATGTCATTCACTTCACGGGATATGAGAGAAACATTGCCGCCCTGTTCGGGCAGATGAAAGATACCCACAGTGTCATCTATGTTCATAATGACATGCGTAAGGAAAAGGACACGAGATCCAATTATCACATTCCGTCCATTCTCCGTGCCTACCGGGACTTTGACAACATTGTGGCCATCCGGGAGAGCATGGTGCCGGAAATCATGGACCTGGTTCCGGGTATTCCGCAGGACAAAATTAAAGTGGTGCACAATGTAAACAACATAGAACGCATCCTGGAAAATGCCGCGCTGCCCCTTGCCTTTGACGAAAACACGGAATCCACCCATACAGTGGAGGAAATCAGGGAAATCCTGGATGATGCGTCTGTATTCAAGTTCATTGACGTCGCCCGGTATTCACCGGAAAAAGGCCTGAAACGGCTGATTCTGGCATTCGAGGACTTCAGCCGAAATCACCCGGATTCTGCGCTGTTTGTCATAGGGGGTCATGGGGGTGAACACAGGGAACTGTGCGAGTACTGTCAGGAACATGCACTGAAGAACGTGGTCCTGATTCAGTCCCTCTCCAATCCCTTCCCGATTCTGGCAAAATGTGACTGCTTCATCCTGTCCTCGTTCTACGAAGGTCTGCCCATGTCCATCATGGAAGCCCTGATTCTGGACAAACCGGTCGTTTCCACCAACATCACCGGACCGCGGGAATTCCTGGAACAGGGATATGGTGAACTGGTGGAAGACAGTCAGCAGGGACTCTATGACGGTATGGTCAAAGCGTATGATCATGAGCTGGATCTGAAGCCGTTCGAGGCCAGGGCCTTCAATGAACAGGCGCTGCAGGAATTCTATCAGATACTGAAATGA
- a CDS encoding ABC transporter ATP-binding protein, with protein MDADIAVRATNVSKIYDLRNKDNQHRTDSSRFYALKDVSFEVKKGDVVGILGTNGSGKSTLSLLLSGISDIDSGTIEINGEQSLVAINTGLNNQLTGLENIKVKGALLGLKKKRIEEITQDVINFAEIGDFLYQPVKKYSSGMKSRLGFAISLALNPDIFIVDEALSVGDRGFAKKCMDRMMQLRDDEGKTIFFISHSLDQVKNFCTTGMWIEGGSLVEMGPVNEVAGHYSEYVEKMNAMKGPEKRKFLDEKFRKRLLPKEEKKSWWKRLVS; from the coding sequence ATGGATGCAGATATTGCAGTACGCGCCACAAACGTGTCGAAAATCTATGATCTGAGAAACAAGGACAATCAGCACCGCACGGATTCTTCCCGCTTCTATGCACTGAAGGACGTCTCCTTCGAAGTGAAGAAAGGAGATGTCGTGGGGATCCTGGGAACCAACGGCTCCGGGAAATCCACCCTGTCCCTGCTTCTGTCCGGCATTTCGGATATCGATTCCGGAACCATTGAAATCAATGGTGAGCAGAGCCTGGTTGCAATCAATACAGGTCTGAACAACCAGCTGACGGGGCTGGAGAACATAAAAGTGAAGGGTGCCCTTCTCGGACTCAAAAAGAAGCGAATCGAGGAAATCACGCAGGATGTGATCAATTTCGCGGAAATCGGGGATTTTCTGTATCAGCCCGTCAAGAAATATTCTTCCGGCATGAAATCCCGTCTGGGGTTTGCGATTTCCCTGGCGCTCAACCCCGATATTTTCATTGTGGATGAAGCCCTGTCTGTCGGGGACCGGGGATTTGCAAAAAAATGCATGGACCGGATGATGCAGCTGCGCGATGATGAGGGAAAAACCATATTCTTCATTTCCCATTCCCTTGACCAGGTCAAAAACTTCTGCACCACAGGGATGTGGATCGAAGGAGGCTCTCTGGTGGAGATGGGTCCCGTGAATGAAGTGGCGGGACACTATTCGGAGTATGTGGAAAAGATGAATGCCATGAAGGGTCCGGAAAAGCGGAAGTTTCTGGATGAGAAATTCAGGAAGAGACTCCTGCCGAAGGAAGAGAAAAAAAGCTGGTGGAAACGCCTGGTTTCATGA